TAATTAGTAAAGTTTTACTTAATTTAGATTTTTTTCAGATTTTATACCTTAAGATTTTCTTTAGATTGTTTACTGCTCCACTATGGTAAGGAGCAAAAAACACGACTAGTTGCAATGGGGGTATGTGTTATGAACTCTTCAGCATTACGTCATCTCTGGTTTGTGATCGAAGAAACCCAGACTAGCGCTCTTCTGGGCTTCAGTGATACGGAACTGATCCAGCAGTTATTGAAACGAGTGGAAAAAGACAAGCTACTGACTGGTGAAGAAACCAACACCATGAAAGCTTACATTCGTTCCAGAGTCCCGTTAATTCGGGACTTGGCTATGGCACGTTCGGCGTAAATTAATTTACATTTATTCCACGGTTGGAACTATAAAGTGTCGCTATATTCAACTGAACGTGAGGTAGTAGCGAACTGACGTAATTTTATAGCTATGGAATTTTAACCGTGCTTCTTGTGGCACATGAATCTTTCACCACCTTGCCATAGGCGAGGTGGTTATACTGTTTTATCAATTACTCTCAACAATACAGGTAGCATAGAATCAGTAGGGACTCGAAAAATTGGCCTCAACCCAGACGATATTTAACAATAACACGCGATCGCTCTTTCACATCCATGACCACAAGCATTGACTTCCTGAGTCACCTTAACCCCAGCCAACGTCAAGCCGTGGAACATTACTGCGGCCCTTTATTAGTTGTTGCTGGCGCAGGTTCCGGTAAAACACGAGCATTAACTTATCGTATTGCTAACCTGATTCTCAAACACCGTGTTGACCCAGAAAATATCCTAGCGGTTACGTTCACCAACAAAGCTGCGCGGGAGATGAAAGAACGGATTCAAAAGCTGTTTGCAGAACAATTGGCAATGAAAGAACACGGTAAGCGTTTTGATTTGTTACCAGAATATGAACAAATCAAATTGCGATCGCAAGTTTACAAAACTACCATCAAAGACTTGTGGTGTGGCACTTTCCACAGTTTACTTTCTCGGATTCTCCGCTTTGATATCGAAAAATATCAAGACGAAAAAGGTCGCCGTTGGAATCGAAATTTTTCTATTTTTGATGAGTCTGATGTTCAAAGCTTAATCAAAGAAATTGTAACTAAAGATTTAAACTTAGACAATAAAAAATTTGAACCTCGTTCTGTCCGCTACGCTATTAGTAACGCTAAAAACCAAGGTTTTTCACCCCAAGAATTTGAACGTGAGCAACCTAACTATCGCGGACGGGTAATTGCTGATGTTTATAGTCGCTATCAAGATAAACTCGCAGAAAATAACGGACTCGACTTTGATGATTTAATTTTAATACCAACTAAATTATTTCAACAAAACGAACATGTATTAGGTTATTGGCATCGCAAATTTCATCATATTCTTGTAGATGAATATCAAGATACTAACCGCACTCAATACGACCTCATCCGTTTGTTGGTGACTAACGGTGAAGAAAGAAAGAGTGAATGGGATTGGCAGAATCGCTCAGTTTTTGTCGTGGGTGACGCGGATCAGTCAATTTACAGCTTTAGAATGGCAGACTTTACCATTTTGTTGGAATTTCAAAACGATTTTGGTGACGATTTGCCAGATGAAGATACCCGCACAATGGTAAAGCTTGAGGAGAACTATCGTTCTTGCGAAAATATTTTGCAAGCTGCTAACGAACTGATTGAAAATAATACTCAACGGATTGATAAAATCCTCAAACCCACAAGGGGGGCGGGAGAACAAATTTATTGTCATAAAGCGGATAATGAACTAGAAGAAGCCGACTTTATAATTCGTCAGATTCGCACTTTAGAACATCAAAATCCAGAGTTGAATTGGGGTAGTTTTGCCATACTTTATCGTACCAACGCCCAATCTCGTCCTTTTGAAGAATTGTTGGTGAAGAATCAAATACCCTATACGGTTGTGGGGGGAATTAAGTTTTATGACCGCAAAGAAATTAAAGATGTCCTAGCTTATTTAAGAGCGATCGCTAACCCAGCTGATACACTCAGTTTATTGCGAGTTATCAATACACCCAGGCGCGGTATTGGTAAAGCAACTATTGAGAACTTGGTAAATGCATCCCAACAATTAGGTACAACACTTTGGGAAATCCTCAGCGATGAAACATCAGTTAATACATTAGCTGGGCGTTCTGCAAAAGGTGTGAATGGTTTTGCTGAAATGATTCGCAAATATCAAGAACAAATCGCAACTGTTCCAGTTTCGGAATTGTTAATGGGACTTTTAGAAGATTCTGGTTATGTCCAAGATTTGCAAAATCAAGGTACAGATGAATCTGAAGACCGGATACAAAACGTCCAGGAACTTTACAACGCTACACTGCAATTTCAAGAAGAAAATGAAGATGTTTCTTTAACAGCCTTTTTGCAAAGTGCTGCTTTAAGTTCCGATTTGGATAACTTGAAAGAAGGACAAACAGCCGTTTCTTTAATGACATTGCACGCCTCTAAAGGTCTGGAATTCCCCGTAGTATTTTTGGTGGGTTTAGAACAGGGATTATTTCCCGGCTACCGTTCGCTGAGTGACCCAGCCGCTTTAGAAGAAGAACGCCGCCTGTGTTACGTGGGAATTACTCGCGCCCAAGAAAGGTTATATTTATCACACGCCCGCGAACGTCGCTTGTATGGATCTCGTGAACCAGCAGTGCGATCGCAATTTCTCGACGAATTACCAGTAGAATTATTAGCTAATCAAAGCAAAGTTCGTCAAGCTTACACCAAAAGCGCTGCAAGTAATGGTAAGGGAAATACAACACAGAACTGGCAAGTAGGCGACAGAGTATTACACAAAAGTTTTGGACTTGGTGAAATCACTCACGTTTTTGGTTCTGATAATAAGATTTCTGTGGCGATTAAATTCGCTGGACTGGGGCAAAAAATTGTTGACCCCCAGGTAGCACAGTTGCAAAAAGTATAATTAATTACTTGCTTGGCGACTAGAAGTCGCGACTACACAAACAAAACCCGCCTACGCGGGTTTAAATTTGTTTTATATTTCCACCTCTTGGAAATGTTCAACAGTGGGAAATGGTTCATAAAAATGATGCAAAAGCTTTTTCCAGTCTTGATACTCAGGAGAACCTCTAAAACCAATAGTATGAGATGCTAAAGTTTCCCACCTGACAAGTAATAAATATTTTCCTTGGACTTCTATACATCTATGAAGTTCATGGGATAAATATCCAGGACTTGACGAAATAATACTAGAAGCTTTTTTAAAAACAGATTCAAAATCAGATTCTAAACCAGGTTTGATATTAAGCATCACTGCCTCAAGAATCATACTATTTTTCCTAATAATTAAACTGAGGTAATTTAATATAGTTTACTAGGATGCGATCGCTCACATATTACTAAATTAAAAATAACTTTTAAGAATATACGTAATTGCAGCACAAAATTCTTCATTTTGCCCATTTTCATCTGGTTGAGAGAAAGCTTGAAGTAGCTTTTGCCGTTCATCATCTGTAAGATCCTCAAAATCTTCTAATATAGCTTCTATAGCATCACTACGCATTCTCTTGAGTTTATCAATATTTAGACCAAGCTTATCAATTGTTGTATCGGCCGCATTCTTTATATCTAGAGCTTCTGTTGATAGAATCTGTCCGTCTTCTGTATATCTAAAGAATTCAGCACAGTTAATATTAAGAGGCGAAACCATGAGATATTTGTCGTACCATTCATCTTTCTTACTTCCACAGTGTAGAGGTTCTTTACGTTCTCTTTCTCTTTGACATGAAGCTAGTAGATTTGTATACTCCAGCGCTAAGTTATTATAAGTTTTCCTGGGTTTGAGATGTTCGATATGGCTGTTGTCGCTGTTAATACGCCTTCCACAGTAGCAACAGATAAAACCTTGCTCTTGCAACAAAGAATTATGTACATCAGTTTTCTGTGGTTTTCTGAAATCATTCCAGCTTGGTTCCCAGTCGTCATTTGCTAATTTTTTCCAAGCGGTAAAGCTTTCTGGCTCCTCACTTTTATTGATATATTTCACCGCTTCAAAATCTCTTTGCGTCGAATAGATACACGGGCTTTGACTAATTCTCCCTCATCTTCTCCAATGATTTCGGCAATCTGTTGAGCTAATAATCTAGCATCATCTAGATTACCCTCATCAATCAATCTAAACAATTCATGTAAACTGTCTTTAATTTCTTGTGGACGTGCTGGAACATCCATTAAGTCTTCTAAAATACGATTACTGTCTCTACCATAAGAACTTTCTGGACGTTTGGCGATAACACCTTCATCTGTCTTTTCTAAAATGTAGATTCCTTCTGGTTTGACATGACTAATTACTTGAGGCGAATGAGTCGTAACGATAAATTGGCAATTAGGGAATGTTCTTGTCAAAGCCGGAATAATTTCTCGTTGCCATTTTGGATGTAGATGTAATTCAATTTCATCAATTAAAACAACGCCATTACCTTGTAATGGATCTGGTAAACTTGGGTTAGCGATCGCTAAACGTCTGGCTAAATCTCCCACCATTGCCAGCAAGCATTTTTCTCCATCAGATAGTTGATTGATAATGAGTTCTTCACCATCTTTTGTTACATTCATTCGCAGGGGTGAACGGCGTACCCGTAAGTTAGAAAAAGCTGGAATTAGTGAATAGATAGCTTCTCTCACTGCTTCTAATTGCTGATTTTTAAATTCCGGATTATCCCGCCTTTCTTCATTTTCTAAATCTTCTAAAGTTCTAAACCATTGAAAGAATCTGTGGAAACTGATTTTTACCCCATTTAGTGCTTGATCGTAACTATCTATCTGTTTAAACAAATGCGTTTCTGTAATCTGAAAGTCTATACCAATAACTGAACGATTAACAGGATAATAAACTGCTAAAGGCAAGTTAAACTTAGGATTTGCTTTCCACTGACTATAAATATCTTGAGCAGCTTTGACTAAATCTGCATTTTTCGTGTTTGTCTGTTCGTTGTTTTCTTCCCTAACTTTTGTAATCAACCAACTTACTTGGCTTGATTGTATAAAAATCTGAATTTCGTTATATGTCGCGTTAAATCCATTTGTAATATCATCTTCATTCAATAAACGCTCCTCTATATCCGGCTCTCCAGGAGTAGATTTCTGAAATTCATTTTTCCTATTAGAACTAGAACGAGAATAGAATAGACTAGTTAAATCTATTCCATTGTATTTTATAGGCTTACCATATGCAATTTGTCTTATCATTTTTGTCAAAAGAATAGCAATACAATCAAGAATGCTTGATTTACCTACACCATTAATACCAATAAGTACTGTTGGCTCGTTTTCATCGAACTCCAGCGTCAAATCGCCGATTCCACGGAAGGATTGCATTGTGAGGCGCTTGACTTTCATACTTTCACTACGCTTAGTACAATTTATTTCGTGGATATTGCCCACCCTACAACTCTATCAATAAAATTGTGGCAAGGTTCATATTTTGCACCTAGCCCAGGCGATTATAAATCGCGGCTATACAAACAGATTCTGCCCACGCAGACTAATGCAAAATCAAAGATTTCAACCCGCGCAGGCGGGTTTTGTCTGTGTAGCCGCGACTTCAGTCGCCCGGTGCAAGATATCAAAAGAATTTAAGCTGATTTTAATTGAATGACACCCTTATCAAACACGCTGTTATCAGTAGCGATCGCCTGAACTTCTATTCTATCTGAATACACCTCATACACTGCAAAAGCCAACTTTTCAGCAGAATACTCTGTCCATTCTGAACGCCCTACAGGACGAGTCCCTGCACCACTACCAGTAATTAAATAAGTCGTGCCATTAATAGAACGAGTGCGCTCATAATGATGTTCATGACCATTTATATATAGTTGAACACCATATTTTTGAAACAAAGGAGTAAAAGTTTTAATAAACTCTGGATTACTTCCATAAACTCCAGATGCATAAATTGGATGATGTCCAAACACCACTTTCCAAGGAACTTGACTACGAGTTAATTCTTTTTCTAACCAAACTAGCTGCTTTTTCCAATCAGCATTACTATTAGTATCTAAAGCAAAAAATTGCACTTGATTGCGACGAAATGTATAGTAACGTCCCTTCATATTAAAGCCAGCATAACGGACTTGTGGATCGCCGTTGGCTGTACGAATATCATGATTACCTAAACAAGCTTGAAATTTCACACCTTGCTTAAGCAAAGGTTGATAGGGACGCTCAAAAACAGCATTAATTTTTTCAATTTCGCCGTTGTTGTAAATGTTATCTCCAGCTAAAACTACTAAATCATAGGGATTTTTCTTGTGGTAAAAATTCATCGCCTCAGCCACAGCATACTGTCCTTTCGCCCCTGTGCCTGTATCGGCGACAGATACAAAACGTAACAGTAAGTCTTTTTTGGGTGGGTTGGCGGCTATGGCTGAATCAGCCAGATCAGCACTTTGAGTATTTTGACGGGTTAACGTCCAGCCTAAAATTCCTGCACCAATAGCGCTGAGGCTACCTAAAAATAAAAATTGACGGCGTTTAAGATTCATTTTGGGGACTGGTGATTGGTGACTGGGGACTGGGGACTAGGGACTGGGTAATTAATACCTAGTACCCAATACCCAATTAGTCAGTTTAGCTGAAGTCAAAGAGCAATGAAGTGATACATTAAGGCTGTAAAGACAGCACTTATCAAAATTTGTGTTATTTGTCTTTGATTTGCTGCTTTTGGTGAAAGTTCCATGTCACAAGACAATCCGAATTCACAACCGCCTTCTTCCCGTGAACCCCAAGCTAACCAGAAAGTCCAGCCTTTTTGGAAGTCTATAATTATTCAACTTCTCAGAGGAACCATAGGGTTTCTAGAAACAACGGTGGTGAAACTGGAAACTCAACCCCCACCTGGTACTGAGTCAGCCCCCGGTTTTTTGCAGCAGCTTCAGTCAACCTGGAGTGGACTGTTGAGGAAAATCCGCTCTTTGTTACCACAAAATTTGTCCGCAAAGTTTTCGGATACGGCTTTGACAGGAATTATCGCTGGAATTGCCGTAATACTAGTTTGGACAACTTCAACTATTTTTACTGGTAAACCTGCTGAAGTAGCAACAGTTCCCCCTGTTGAGGAACTTCCAACAGCAACACCAACAACTTCACCAGAGTCAACACCAACACCTACAGCAACGACTACACCAGAGTCAACACCAACACCAACAGCAACAACTTCACCAGAGTCAACACCAACACCAACGACTCCACCGGAGTCAGCAGCACCAGAACCACAGCCACCAGAGGAAATCACGCCGCTAGAAGAAGTCACCCCCCCACCAGAACCAACACCAACGCCGACACCAACACCCAGCATACAATTGACACCAGAACAAACTTTGATTGCGGCGATTGAAAATCAAGTGGCAGAAATAAGCGATCGCTTTGCTTCTGGTCTGATAAAGTCAATTGAAGCTAACTTTCGTACCAGTAATTTGACTATCAAAATTAGTGATGATTGGTTCACTCTCAAAGAATCTGAACAAAATAAACTCGCATCTGAAGTATTACAACGTTCTCAAGAACTTGATTTTACCCATTTAGAGATTCTCGACTCTCAAGATAGGCTGATAGCGCGTAACCCTGTTGTTGGCAATGAGATGATAATTTTTAAAATTCCAAATCCTAAATCCGAAATCTAAAATCTAAAATCTAAAAATGGCTCAGGGAAAAATATTACTTAAACCTGATAGTTTATGGACAAGTGTTAAACAACGAACGAAGCAAGCTTTGGAATGCAAAGCACTCTTATCTATACCTACAGAGTTTGAATTTGTAGAGCAAGATGGGGTTAACTTTTTAGTGAGAATTTTATCCAACCTGGTTCGCAAGGATGCAGCTAAAAAGCAACAACAGAAACAAACTACCATTGCCGATAAGGAGTTTAATCCCTTCCTTCCCTATGAGGAGGATTTGTTTGTAGCAGATATTTCAAATACTCATGTATGTATTTTGAATAAATTTAACGTTGTTGATTATCATCTGCTGCTCATTACCCGTGCTTTTGAAGAACAGGAAAGCTTGCTGACAGTCGAAGACTTTGCAGCTTTATGGGCATGTCTGGCTGAATTTGACGGTTTAGCATTTTACAACGGCGGCAAAATCGCAGGCGCTAGCCAGCGACACAAACACTTGCAAATAGTGCCATTACCACTTTTACCTTCAGGGTGGCAAATACCCATTGAACCGCTGCTGGCTTCAGCAAAATTCCAGGACTCCATTGCAACCATACCAGGATTGCCTTTCTTACACGCTTTTGTCAAACTAGACTCTGATTGGTTGCGATCGCCTTTAACAGCAGCAGAAGCATTGCTAGAGCGTTATCACAGCTTATTGGGTGCAGTAGGTTTAGACCCAGTTGATGGTGACAGACAGTCTGGTGCTTACAACTTATTAGCAACACGAGAATGGATGTTAATCGTACCGCGATCGCACGAGCATTTTCAATCTATCTCTGTTAACTCATTGGGATTTGCAGGTGCTTTATTGGTGCGAAATGAGCAAGAAATGCAGCTTCTGAAAAACCAAGGCCCAATGAACATCTTGAAGAGTGTCGCAGTACCAATTTAAGCAATAGACCTCTTGCAAAAATCATACGCAAGAGGTCTAAGGAACTTATTCACAGTCAACAGTCAACAGTCAACAGTCAACAGTCATCAGTTATCAGTCAACTGCGTTAGTGTTTTTTTCGCTAACAAAAGACCCAGCCCTAATACAGACAACCCCAAAATAGAACTTGATTCTGGAATACTAGTGTAAGTGACAGACTGAACACCCGCATCAGTTGCATCATTGGGATTGATAAAAGTATCAGTGTAGACTGTGAACACATCGGGTATCTCAAATTGCAATCCTAATCCCTGCCCATTGGGAATATTTCCCAAAAAGTCGGTAAACACCACCGCTAACGAATCATCAGCTTCAGTATAAGACTGACCATTGAAGTTAGCAAAAATCTTTAAGCCTTCTGAAACCGTTACTTGTTGGTCTGCTGCGGCCGCCTCGTCGAACGAAAAAGTACCTGTGAGTGTTTGACTAGCGTTAGAGAAACTGTAATTCAAGTTTGCAGCTTGTGCAGGCATAGTTTCCCCTACTGCAAAAATCACAACGCTTCCCACCGTTGCAACTGCTAATTTGTTGAAGATGGAGTTAGTCATTT
Above is a window of Nostoc sp. UHCC 0702 DNA encoding:
- the pcrA gene encoding DNA helicase PcrA produces the protein MTTSIDFLSHLNPSQRQAVEHYCGPLLVVAGAGSGKTRALTYRIANLILKHRVDPENILAVTFTNKAAREMKERIQKLFAEQLAMKEHGKRFDLLPEYEQIKLRSQVYKTTIKDLWCGTFHSLLSRILRFDIEKYQDEKGRRWNRNFSIFDESDVQSLIKEIVTKDLNLDNKKFEPRSVRYAISNAKNQGFSPQEFEREQPNYRGRVIADVYSRYQDKLAENNGLDFDDLILIPTKLFQQNEHVLGYWHRKFHHILVDEYQDTNRTQYDLIRLLVTNGEERKSEWDWQNRSVFVVGDADQSIYSFRMADFTILLEFQNDFGDDLPDEDTRTMVKLEENYRSCENILQAANELIENNTQRIDKILKPTRGAGEQIYCHKADNELEEADFIIRQIRTLEHQNPELNWGSFAILYRTNAQSRPFEELLVKNQIPYTVVGGIKFYDRKEIKDVLAYLRAIANPADTLSLLRVINTPRRGIGKATIENLVNASQQLGTTLWEILSDETSVNTLAGRSAKGVNGFAEMIRKYQEQIATVPVSELLMGLLEDSGYVQDLQNQGTDESEDRIQNVQELYNATLQFQEENEDVSLTAFLQSAALSSDLDNLKEGQTAVSLMTLHASKGLEFPVVFLVGLEQGLFPGYRSLSDPAALEEERRLCYVGITRAQERLYLSHARERRLYGSREPAVRSQFLDELPVELLANQSKVRQAYTKSAASNGKGNTTQNWQVGDRVLHKSFGLGEITHVFGSDNKISVAIKFAGLGQKIVDPQVAQLQKV
- a CDS encoding antibiotic biosynthesis monooxygenase encodes the protein MILEAVMLNIKPGLESDFESVFKKASSIISSSPGYLSHELHRCIEVQGKYLLLVRWETLASHTIGFRGSPEYQDWKKLLHHFYEPFPTVEHFQEVEI
- a CDS encoding TIGR02646 family protein, yielding MKYINKSEEPESFTAWKKLANDDWEPSWNDFRKPQKTDVHNSLLQEQGFICCYCGRRINSDNSHIEHLKPRKTYNNLALEYTNLLASCQRERERKEPLHCGSKKDEWYDKYLMVSPLNINCAEFFRYTEDGQILSTEALDIKNAADTTIDKLGLNIDKLKRMRSDAIEAILEDFEDLTDDERQKLLQAFSQPDENGQNEEFCAAITYILKSYF
- a CDS encoding AAA family ATPase, encoding MKVKRLTMQSFRGIGDLTLEFDENEPTVLIGINGVGKSSILDCIAILLTKMIRQIAYGKPIKYNGIDLTSLFYSRSSSNRKNEFQKSTPGEPDIEERLLNEDDITNGFNATYNEIQIFIQSSQVSWLITKVREENNEQTNTKNADLVKAAQDIYSQWKANPKFNLPLAVYYPVNRSVIGIDFQITETHLFKQIDSYDQALNGVKISFHRFFQWFRTLEDLENEERRDNPEFKNQQLEAVREAIYSLIPAFSNLRVRRSPLRMNVTKDGEELIINQLSDGEKCLLAMVGDLARRLAIANPSLPDPLQGNGVVLIDEIELHLHPKWQREIIPALTRTFPNCQFIVTTHSPQVISHVKPEGIYILEKTDEGVIAKRPESSYGRDSNRILEDLMDVPARPQEIKDSLHELFRLIDEGNLDDARLLAQQIAEIIGEDEGELVKARVSIRRKEILKR
- a CDS encoding metallophosphoesterase — its product is MNLKRRQFLFLGSLSAIGAGILGWTLTRQNTQSADLADSAIAANPPKKDLLLRFVSVADTGTGAKGQYAVAEAMNFYHKKNPYDLVVLAGDNIYNNGEIEKINAVFERPYQPLLKQGVKFQACLGNHDIRTANGDPQVRYAGFNMKGRYYTFRRNQVQFFALDTNSNADWKKQLVWLEKELTRSQVPWKVVFGHHPIYASGVYGSNPEFIKTFTPLFQKYGVQLYINGHEHHYERTRSINGTTYLITGSGAGTRPVGRSEWTEYSAEKLAFAVYEVYSDRIEVQAIATDNSVFDKGVIQLKSA
- a CDS encoding phosphorylase — its product is MAQGKILLKPDSLWTSVKQRTKQALECKALLSIPTEFEFVEQDGVNFLVRILSNLVRKDAAKKQQQKQTTIADKEFNPFLPYEEDLFVADISNTHVCILNKFNVVDYHLLLITRAFEEQESLLTVEDFAALWACLAEFDGLAFYNGGKIAGASQRHKHLQIVPLPLLPSGWQIPIEPLLASAKFQDSIATIPGLPFLHAFVKLDSDWLRSPLTAAEALLERYHSLLGAVGLDPVDGDRQSGAYNLLATREWMLIVPRSHEHFQSISVNSLGFAGALLVRNEQEMQLLKNQGPMNILKSVAVPI
- a CDS encoding PEP-CTERM sorting domain-containing protein, which codes for MTNSIFNKLAVATVGSVVIFAVGETMPAQAANLNYSFSNASQTLTGTFSFDEAAAADQQVTVSEGLKIFANFNGQSYTEADDSLAVVFTDFLGNIPNGQGLGLQFEIPDVFTVYTDTFINPNDATDAGVQSVTYTSIPESSSILGLSVLGLGLLLAKKTLTQLTDN